A single region of the Variovorax paradoxus genome encodes:
- a CDS encoding acyl-CoA-binding protein, protein MSDLNAQFEAAQANSKLLAERPDNPTLLKIYGLFKQATEGDNTAKKPSFSDIVARAKWDAWTAQKGLSADAAKQKYIDLIESLRG, encoded by the coding sequence ATGTCCGACCTCAACGCCCAATTCGAAGCCGCCCAAGCCAACTCCAAGCTGCTGGCCGAGCGCCCCGACAACCCGACGCTGCTCAAGATCTACGGCCTCTTCAAGCAGGCCACCGAGGGCGACAACACCGCCAAGAAGCCGAGCTTCAGCGACATCGTCGCGCGCGCCAAGTGGGACGCGTGGACCGCGCAAAAGGGATTGAGTGCGGACGCGGCCAAGCAGAAGTACATCGACCTGATCGAGTCGCTGCGCGGCTGA